A single window of Flavobacterium sp. 140616W15 DNA harbors:
- a CDS encoding MFS transporter, translating to MEKRKLSFWEIWNMSFGFLGIQMGFALQNANASRILQIFGADVHELSWFWIIAPLMGLIVQPIIGHYSDKTWGKFGRRKPFFLVGAILASVGLILMPQANIFISVLPALWVGAGMLMIMDASFNIAMEPFRALVGDNLRTDQRTAGFSIQTALIGFGAVIGSALPYVLTKWFGVSNSSVPGSVPLNLTLSFILGAVVLIGSILVTLFTTKEYSPEELELFEDPQSEIDIPSEEKSKLTDIFTDFAKMPTTMRQLSWVQFFSWFGLFGMWVFSTPAIAHHIYGLPLNDNSSQTYQDAGDWVGILFGVYNLVSAIIALFFLPMIAKKIGRKSTHALSLVIGGIGLISIYFMPDENWVILSMVLIGVAWASILAMPYAILAGSIAPKKMGVYMGIFNFFIVIPQIINAIIGGPIVKYLYNGDAMYALITSGVSFLIAAVLVYKVKDVDDIKV from the coding sequence ATGGAAAAGCGTAAATTAAGTTTCTGGGAAATTTGGAACATGAGTTTCGGTTTCTTAGGAATACAAATGGGGTTTGCTTTACAAAATGCAAATGCCAGTAGAATTCTTCAGATTTTTGGTGCCGACGTACACGAACTTTCATGGTTTTGGATAATTGCTCCTTTAATGGGACTAATTGTTCAACCTATCATTGGTCATTATAGTGATAAAACATGGGGGAAATTTGGACGAAGAAAACCTTTTTTTCTTGTAGGTGCCATCCTAGCTTCAGTTGGATTAATATTAATGCCACAGGCAAACATTTTCATTTCCGTATTACCCGCATTATGGGTTGGAGCAGGAATGCTTATGATTATGGATGCTTCATTTAATATTGCCATGGAGCCATTTCGTGCTTTAGTGGGCGACAATTTAAGAACAGACCAGCGTACAGCAGGATTTAGTATTCAAACAGCACTTATTGGTTTTGGAGCCGTAATTGGTTCGGCATTACCATATGTGTTAACTAAATGGTTTGGAGTTTCTAATAGCAGCGTTCCCGGAAGCGTCCCATTAAACCTTACACTTTCCTTTATTTTAGGAGCTGTTGTTTTAATTGGATCTATCCTAGTAACCTTATTTACAACCAAAGAATATTCTCCCGAAGAACTAGAACTTTTTGAAGATCCTCAAAGTGAAATTGATATTCCTTCTGAAGAAAAATCAAAACTTACAGACATTTTTACAGACTTTGCAAAAATGCCAACCACTATGCGCCAGCTTAGTTGGGTACAGTTTTTCTCTTGGTTTGGACTTTTCGGTATGTGGGTATTTAGTACTCCAGCAATTGCACATCATATTTACGGACTACCATTAAACGACAATTCAAGCCAAACCTATCAAGATGCTGGGGATTGGGTTGGAATCCTTTTTGGAGTTTATAATCTTGTGTCGGCAATTATAGCCTTATTTTTTCTTCCAATGATCGCGAAGAAAATTGGTCGAAAATCAACTCATGCCCTTTCATTAGTTATTGGTGGAATAGGTTTGATCTCTATTTATTTCATGCCTGATGAAAACTGGGTTATCCTTTCGATGGTATTAATTGGTGTGGCTTGGGCTAGTATCCTAGCAATGCCATATGCAATTCTAGCAGGATCTATTGCTCCTAAAAAAATGGGGGTTTACATGGGGATTTTCAACTTCTTTATTGTAATTCCTCAAATAATAAATGCAATAATCGGAGGACCAATCGTAAAATACCTTTACAATGGTGATGCTATGTACGCCTTAATCACAAGTGGAGTCAGCTTTTTGATAGCCGCAGTTTTGGTGTATAAAGTAAAAGATGTAGATGACATAAAAGTCTAA
- a CDS encoding glycoside hydrolase family 97 protein has translation MKNFIFTAFILVAFCNITRAQQLKSPEGKFVMEFSLQSDGTPTYNLKYKNKEVVKSSKLGLELKDDKKSLLNDFTIVDTKTTTFDENWKPVWGEVATIRNHYNELAVTLNQKGTDRQLLIRFRLFNDGLGFRYEFPTQKNLTYFVIKEEKTQFAMTGDHTAFWIPGDYDTQEYDYTKSKLSEIRGLAEKAYTANVSQKSFSPTGVQTSLMLKTADGIYINLHEAALIDYSCMHLNLDDKNMIFESWLTPDAKGDKGHMQAPNHSPWRTIIVSDDAREILDSKMTLNLNDPCKIEDTSWIKPVKYVGVWWEMITGKSSWSYTNDFPTVQLGVTDFSKAKPNGTHGATNANVKKYIDFAALNGFDAVLVEGWNEGWEDWFGHSKDYVFDFVTPYPDFDVKGLHAYAKSKGVKIIMHHETSGSVRNYERHMDKAYKFMNDNGYDAVKSGYVGDILPRGENHYSQWIVNHYQYALEKAAEYKIMVNAHEAVRPTGISRTYPNLIGNESARGTEYQAFGGSKANHVTVLPFTRLIGGPMDYTPGIFEMDISKLNPDNKSHVNSTIANQLALYVTMYSPLQMAADLPEHYNKFADAFQFIKDVAIDWDESKYLEAEPGDYITVARKAKGTNNWFVGNVNGDVSRTSNINFNFLEKGKKYTATIYADAKDAHYKTNPQAYTIKKIAVTNKSKLSQLSVPGGGYAISIIETK, from the coding sequence ATGAAGAATTTCATTTTCACAGCCTTCATTCTGGTTGCATTTTGTAACATTACAAGAGCACAACAACTAAAATCACCAGAAGGAAAATTTGTCATGGAGTTTTCGCTACAAAGCGATGGAACTCCAACTTACAATCTTAAATACAAAAACAAAGAGGTTGTAAAATCCAGTAAGTTGGGTCTTGAGCTTAAAGATGATAAAAAATCATTATTGAATGACTTTACGATTGTTGATACAAAAACAACAACTTTCGACGAAAACTGGAAACCAGTTTGGGGAGAAGTAGCTACGATTCGTAATCATTATAATGAATTAGCTGTTACATTAAACCAAAAAGGAACAGACAGACAATTATTAATCCGTTTTCGTTTGTTCAATGACGGACTTGGATTCCGTTATGAATTTCCAACACAAAAAAACCTTACGTATTTCGTAATCAAAGAAGAAAAGACACAATTTGCAATGACGGGTGACCATACTGCATTTTGGATTCCTGGTGATTATGACACACAAGAATACGATTACACAAAATCAAAATTATCAGAAATTCGTGGATTAGCTGAAAAAGCATATACAGCAAACGTTTCTCAAAAATCTTTTTCTCCAACAGGAGTACAGACTTCACTTATGCTAAAAACTGCCGATGGAATATATATCAATCTTCACGAAGCAGCATTAATTGATTATTCATGTATGCACCTGAATTTGGATGATAAAAACATGATATTCGAATCATGGTTGACTCCAGACGCAAAAGGAGACAAAGGGCATATGCAAGCGCCGAATCATTCTCCTTGGAGAACAATTATTGTTAGCGATGATGCAAGAGAAATTCTTGATTCAAAAATGACATTAAACTTAAACGATCCATGTAAAATTGAAGATACATCTTGGATAAAACCTGTTAAATATGTAGGTGTTTGGTGGGAAATGATTACAGGAAAAAGCTCTTGGTCATATACAAATGATTTTCCAACAGTACAACTTGGTGTAACAGATTTTTCAAAAGCAAAACCAAATGGCACGCACGGAGCAACTAATGCTAATGTAAAAAAATACATCGACTTTGCAGCCTTAAATGGTTTTGATGCAGTTTTAGTTGAAGGTTGGAATGAAGGCTGGGAAGACTGGTTTGGTCACTCAAAAGATTATGTTTTTGATTTCGTTACTCCTTACCCAGATTTCGACGTAAAAGGATTACATGCTTACGCAAAATCAAAAGGAGTAAAAATAATCATGCACCATGAAACTTCAGGTTCGGTTCGTAATTACGAGCGCCATATGGACAAAGCATACAAATTCATGAACGACAATGGATATGATGCAGTAAAAAGTGGTTACGTAGGAGATATTTTACCTAGAGGTGAAAATCATTACAGCCAATGGATTGTAAACCATTATCAATATGCGTTAGAAAAAGCAGCTGAATACAAAATTATGGTTAACGCTCACGAAGCAGTTCGCCCAACAGGTATTAGCAGAACATACCCTAACTTAATCGGTAACGAATCAGCAAGAGGAACAGAATACCAAGCATTTGGTGGATCTAAAGCAAATCACGTTACAGTTTTACCATTTACAAGATTAATTGGTGGACCAATGGATTATACTCCTGGTATTTTTGAAATGGATATCAGCAAACTTAATCCAGATAACAAATCACATGTAAATAGTACAATTGCAAATCAACTAGCATTATATGTTACTATGTACAGCCCATTACAAATGGCAGCAGACCTTCCTGAGCACTACAACAAATTTGCTGATGCTTTTCAATTCATCAAAGATGTTGCTATCGATTGGGATGAAAGTAAATACCTAGAAGCAGAACCAGGTGATTATATCACAGTCGCTCGTAAAGCAAAAGGTACCAACAACTGGTTTGTAGGTAACGTAAACGGAGATGTAAGCCGTACATCAAACATCAATTTTAACTTCCTTGAAAAAGGAAAGAAATACACAGCAACAATTTATGCTGATGCAAAAGATGCACATTACAAAACAAATCCACAAGCTTACACAATCAAAAAAATAGCGGTAACAAATAAATCAAAACTATCACAGTTATCAGTTCCAGGTGGTGGTTATGCAATTAGCATAATCGAAACTAAATAA
- the pgmB gene encoding beta-phosphoglucomutase produces MNTKAFIFDLDGVIVDTAKYHYLAWQKIANALNIDFTHEHNELLKGVSRVRSLDIILELGNIQASQEDKDKWLIQKNEDYLTYLVDMDESEILPGVLPILQFLKEKKQAIALGSASKNARPILEKTGIISYFDVIVDGNDVTNAKPDPEVFLKAARLLNISPEDAIVFEDSVAGVQAANIGKMTSVGIGSKTVLHEAKYIFEDFTFIDQNFIESLITK; encoded by the coding sequence ATGAATACAAAAGCGTTTATATTCGACCTAGACGGCGTAATTGTTGACACAGCTAAATATCATTATTTGGCGTGGCAAAAAATTGCAAATGCATTAAACATTGACTTTACACACGAACACAACGAACTCTTAAAAGGAGTAAGTCGTGTACGTTCTCTAGATATCATCCTAGAATTAGGAAACATACAAGCTTCTCAAGAAGATAAAGACAAATGGCTCATCCAAAAAAATGAAGACTATCTGACTTATTTAGTAGATATGGATGAAAGTGAAATCCTTCCTGGAGTTTTACCTATTCTACAATTTTTAAAAGAAAAAAAACAAGCTATTGCATTAGGTTCAGCGAGTAAAAATGCTCGTCCGATACTCGAAAAAACAGGAATCATATCCTATTTCGATGTTATTGTTGATGGAAATGATGTTACAAATGCCAAACCAGACCCAGAAGTTTTCTTAAAAGCAGCTCGATTATTAAACATAAGCCCAGAAGACGCTATCGTATTTGAAGATTCAGTGGCAGGGGTTCAAGCAGCCAATATAGGAAAAATGACCAGTGTAGGGATTGGCTCAAAAACAGTCTTGCATGAAGCAAAATACATCTTTGAGGATTTTACCTTCATAGACCAAAATTTCATCGAATCATTAATCACAAAATAA
- a CDS encoding LacI family DNA-binding transcriptional regulator: protein MKRKITLKQIAKELDVSISTVSKSLRNSLEIGEDTRLKVQAFAKFYNYKPNNIALSLKNRKTKTIGIIIPEIVHHFFSTVINGVEQVANENGYSVIICLSDDSFDKEVLNMEMLANGSIDGFIMSLSKETQFKGDFHHITEVINQGMPVVMFDRVTNDILCDKVIIDDKSAAYGAVQSLIDKGRKKIALVTTVDYVSVGKLRTDGYTKALLDNDIPFNEDLIIKIEDVDTCEIIISQLLEDRAIDAVFAVNELFAVTIIKTASKMGLRVPEDLAVIAFTDGIISKYSTPTITTVSQSGNKMGNKAAKMLIDRLESETEEGEEEEENYKTEVIETHLIERESTD, encoded by the coding sequence ATGAAACGCAAAATAACTCTTAAACAGATTGCTAAGGAGCTTGACGTATCAATTTCTACCGTATCAAAATCACTACGAAACAGCCTGGAAATCGGAGAAGATACCCGATTAAAAGTTCAGGCTTTTGCCAAATTCTACAATTACAAACCTAACAATATAGCGCTCAGTTTAAAGAATCGTAAAACCAAAACAATTGGTATTATTATTCCCGAAATTGTGCATCATTTTTTCTCGACCGTTATTAATGGAGTAGAACAAGTAGCCAACGAAAATGGCTATAGTGTTATCATATGCTTATCTGATGATTCATTTGATAAAGAAGTACTTAATATGGAAATGCTAGCCAACGGAAGTATCGATGGCTTTATCATGTCTTTATCTAAAGAAACCCAATTTAAAGGAGATTTTCACCATATAACCGAGGTCATCAATCAAGGAATGCCAGTTGTTATGTTTGACCGAGTTACCAATGACATTTTATGCGACAAAGTGATCATCGATGACAAATCAGCAGCTTATGGAGCAGTACAGAGTTTAATCGATAAAGGCCGCAAAAAAATAGCCTTAGTTACTACTGTAGATTATGTTAGCGTTGGGAAACTAAGAACAGACGGATATACTAAAGCGCTACTAGATAACGACATTCCTTTTAACGAAGACCTTATCATAAAGATCGAAGATGTAGATACTTGCGAAATAATTATTAGTCAATTATTAGAAGACCGAGCAATAGATGCTGTCTTTGCAGTTAATGAACTTTTTGCCGTTACTATAATAAAAACCGCTAGTAAAATGGGGCTTCGAGTTCCCGAAGATTTAGCTGTGATTGCATTTACAGACGGAATCATCTCCAAATATTCAACTCCAACTATTACAACAGTAAGCCAAAGTGGCAACAAAATGGGGAATAAAGCTGCAAAAATGCTAATAGATCGTCTAGAATCAGAAACCGAAGAAGGAGAAGAGGAAGAGGAGAACTACAAAACTGAAGTCATTGAAACTCATCTTATAGAAAGAGAATCTACAGATTAA
- a CDS encoding glycoside hydrolase family 65 protein codes for MNQDYIKPDNWSIIEEGFDVERVKSSESLFSIGNGAMGQRANFEEKYSGETFQGSYIAGIYYPDKTKVGWWKNGYPKYFAKVLNAPNWIGINIEINEEAFDLNSCTEVKNFRRELNMKEGWYNRSFEATLKNGTEIAVNVRRFLSLNLDEVGIIKYEITPLNKDAKILYKPYLDAGVTNEDANWEEKFWEPLEVKKATNEAYVTAQTYKTHFKVTTFMHNSIFANNENINISPSTIDSSSDKVEYTYGVIIAKGQTSSIQKIGGYTVSLNHTNTLAAAEKTIKEALSKGYDQLLQEQIDAWAKVWEMSDITIEGDVKAQQGIRFNIFQLNQTYSGKDNRLNIGPKGFTGEKYGGSTYWDTEAYCIPFYMATKDQQVARNLLTYRYNQLDKAIENAKDNLGFKDGAALYPMVTMNGEECHNEWEITHEEIHRNGAIAFAIFNYNRYTGDYSYIPEKGLEVLIGIARFWHQRASFSTDKNQYVILGVTGPNEYENNINNNFYTNYVAKWCIDYAVEQITKVATEYQTDHKRIIEKVQLTENEIQEWKKVAGNMYFPFSKELNVYLQQDGFLDKDLVPVKDLDRSQRPINQKWSWDRVLRSPYIKQADVLQCFYFFEEHFSKEELLRNFEFYESFTVHESSLSPCVHSIQAAALDKMDMAYTFYLRTSRLDLDDYNKEVEEGCHITSMAGTWMSIVEGFGGMRVKNDTLHFSPKIPKEWTGYSFKINFRNQILTVSINHNETTFSVDGDHELAIVVNGQTVVANKYVTA; via the coding sequence ATGAATCAAGATTATATAAAACCAGACAATTGGTCAATCATAGAAGAAGGCTTTGATGTCGAAAGAGTTAAATCATCTGAAAGCCTTTTCAGTATCGGAAACGGTGCTATGGGACAACGCGCTAATTTTGAAGAAAAATACTCAGGAGAAACTTTCCAAGGAAGTTATATTGCTGGAATCTATTATCCAGATAAAACAAAAGTGGGTTGGTGGAAAAACGGATATCCAAAATACTTTGCCAAAGTACTTAATGCTCCAAACTGGATTGGTATCAATATTGAAATTAACGAAGAAGCTTTCGATTTAAATTCTTGCACCGAAGTAAAAAACTTTCGTAGAGAATTAAACATGAAAGAAGGCTGGTACAATCGCTCATTTGAGGCAACATTAAAAAACGGAACAGAAATCGCTGTTAATGTACGTCGTTTTCTTTCTTTGAATCTGGATGAAGTTGGTATTATCAAATACGAAATTACCCCATTAAACAAAGACGCAAAAATTCTTTACAAACCGTATTTGGATGCTGGTGTTACCAATGAAGATGCCAACTGGGAAGAAAAATTCTGGGAGCCTCTTGAAGTAAAAAAAGCTACAAACGAAGCTTATGTAACAGCTCAGACTTACAAAACGCACTTTAAGGTTACAACTTTCATGCACAATAGTATTTTTGCTAATAACGAAAATATAAACATATCACCTTCTACCATAGATTCTTCGTCAGATAAAGTAGAATATACTTATGGTGTAATTATTGCAAAAGGGCAAACCTCATCTATACAAAAAATTGGTGGGTATACCGTTTCATTAAATCATACCAACACACTTGCTGCTGCCGAAAAAACAATTAAAGAAGCATTAAGCAAAGGGTACGACCAATTATTACAAGAACAAATTGATGCTTGGGCAAAAGTTTGGGAAATGTCAGACATTACCATCGAAGGTGATGTAAAAGCTCAACAAGGAATTCGTTTCAATATTTTTCAGTTAAACCAAACCTACTCAGGAAAAGACAATCGATTAAATATTGGACCAAAAGGTTTTACCGGAGAAAAATATGGTGGATCAACTTATTGGGATACCGAAGCATATTGCATTCCGTTTTACATGGCTACCAAAGACCAGCAAGTTGCCCGAAATTTATTGACATATCGTTACAACCAGTTGGACAAAGCTATTGAAAATGCTAAAGACAATTTAGGATTTAAAGATGGAGCTGCTTTATACCCAATGGTAACTATGAATGGTGAAGAATGCCATAACGAATGGGAAATCACACATGAAGAAATCCACAGAAATGGTGCGATCGCTTTTGCTATTTTTAATTACAACCGCTATACAGGAGATTACTCTTATATTCCCGAAAAAGGATTAGAAGTATTAATCGGAATTGCACGTTTCTGGCACCAAAGAGCCTCATTCTCAACAGACAAAAATCAATATGTAATTTTAGGAGTTACAGGTCCAAATGAATATGAAAATAATATCAATAATAATTTCTACACAAATTATGTTGCCAAATGGTGTATTGATTATGCCGTAGAACAAATTACAAAGGTTGCTACCGAATATCAAACTGACCATAAACGAATAATCGAAAAAGTACAACTTACTGAAAACGAAATTCAAGAATGGAAAAAAGTAGCCGGTAATATGTACTTCCCTTTCTCTAAAGAACTTAATGTTTATTTACAACAAGACGGATTCTTAGATAAAGATTTAGTTCCCGTAAAAGATTTGGATCGCTCACAGCGCCCTATAAACCAAAAATGGTCTTGGGATCGTGTATTGCGTTCACCATACATCAAACAAGCCGATGTTTTACAATGCTTTTACTTCTTCGAAGAACATTTTTCTAAAGAAGAACTATTGCGTAATTTTGAGTTTTACGAGTCGTTTACTGTACATGAAAGTTCACTTTCACCTTGCGTCCACTCCATTCAGGCGGCTGCTTTAGACAAAATGGATATGGCATATACATTTTACTTAAGAACGTCTCGTTTAGACTTAGACGATTATAACAAAGAGGTAGAAGAAGGTTGTCATATTACATCAATGGCAGGAACTTGGATGAGTATTGTAGAAGGTTTTGGAGGAATGCGTGTAAAAAACGACACTTTACATTTCTCTCCAAAAATCCCAAAAGAGTGGACAGGATATTCATTTAAAATCAACTTTAGAAATCAAATTCTAACTGTATCAATAAACCATAACGAAACAACGTTTTCTGTAGATGGAGACCATGAATTAGCCATTGTCGTTAATGGCCAAACCGTAGTAGCTAATAAATATGTAACAGCATAA
- a CDS encoding glycoside hydrolase family 13 protein, protein MRIPLQTNQTLYRILLVVLLFSASVKAQIQKTEPPFWYAGMNNPELQIMFYGKNIAQYEPSVSNNVVIKDIKKTENPNYIFVTIDTKNIPASEFVFSFKNKNKVAYTQKYSLKKRRENSAQRKSFDASDMMYLIMPDRFANGNPKNDSDASLVEKANRSIPGGRHGGDIEGIIQNLDYISSLGATAIWNTPLNEDNDKEHSYHTYAQSDVYKIDARYGTNEDYVRLSNEMHKRDMKLVMDYVTNHWGITHWMIKDLPTKSWINQFENYTQTHHRREVITDIHASKLDKEVCIDGWFVPSMPDLNLKNPLVAKYLTQNAIWWIEYANLDGFRVDTYNYSDPTAMANWAKSVTDEYPNFNIVGEIWMHNQANLAYWQKDSKIGAIQNYNSNLPSVMDFTLHNQIGSAFNEDEATWDNGMIKFYNNFALDYLYPNTNNIMVFAENHDTSRINDLYKYDIAKYKLVMTLMATVRGIPQLYYGSEIGMGGDKSQGDGGIRQDFPGGWNGDQNNAFTAAGRTAKQSEYFDFTSKLFNWRKTNEAVHFGKMTHYIPENNTYVYFRYTDAKTVMVVFNNNAKEQTIKTNRFKENIKNFKSGKDILTGKTFDLTSEIILEPKSAIVLELE, encoded by the coding sequence ATGAGAATACCACTTCAAACAAACCAAACATTATATAGAATCCTCTTAGTGGTTCTATTATTTTCTGCTTCTGTAAAAGCGCAAATCCAGAAGACAGAACCTCCATTTTGGTATGCAGGCATGAACAATCCTGAACTTCAAATCATGTTCTACGGAAAAAACATTGCACAATATGAACCTTCTGTTTCTAACAATGTAGTCATTAAAGACATTAAAAAAACCGAAAACCCTAACTACATTTTCGTAACAATCGACACTAAAAACATACCTGCATCAGAGTTCGTTTTTTCATTTAAAAACAAAAACAAAGTTGCATACACACAAAAATACTCCTTAAAGAAAAGAAGAGAAAATTCTGCTCAACGCAAAAGTTTCGACGCATCAGATATGATGTACTTAATCATGCCTGATCGTTTTGCCAATGGAAACCCTAAAAACGATAGCGATGCTTCATTAGTAGAAAAAGCAAATCGCTCAATTCCTGGCGGACGTCATGGTGGTGATATCGAAGGAATCATCCAGAACTTAGATTATATTTCTTCTCTAGGAGCAACAGCAATCTGGAACACACCATTAAACGAAGACAACGACAAAGAACATTCGTATCATACGTATGCACAATCTGATGTTTACAAAATCGATGCGCGTTATGGAACAAATGAGGATTATGTTCGTTTATCTAATGAAATGCATAAAAGAGACATGAAGTTGGTTATGGATTACGTGACCAATCACTGGGGAATCACACATTGGATGATTAAAGATTTACCAACAAAATCTTGGATTAATCAATTTGAAAACTACACACAAACGCATCACAGACGTGAAGTAATTACTGATATTCACGCTTCAAAATTGGATAAAGAAGTTTGTATCGATGGATGGTTTGTTCCTTCAATGCCAGATCTAAATTTAAAGAACCCTCTAGTTGCAAAATACCTAACTCAAAACGCTATCTGGTGGATTGAATATGCAAATCTTGATGGATTCAGAGTAGACACTTACAATTATTCTGATCCTACAGCAATGGCAAATTGGGCAAAATCAGTAACAGATGAATATCCAAACTTTAATATTGTTGGAGAAATCTGGATGCACAATCAAGCCAATCTAGCCTATTGGCAAAAAGACAGTAAAATTGGTGCAATACAAAATTACAATTCAAATTTACCAAGTGTAATGGATTTTACCTTACACAATCAAATTGGGTCTGCATTTAATGAAGACGAAGCAACTTGGGACAATGGTATGATTAAATTTTACAATAATTTTGCATTAGATTATCTATATCCAAATACAAACAACATTATGGTTTTTGCAGAAAATCATGATACCAGTAGGATCAATGATCTTTACAAATATGACATCGCTAAATACAAATTGGTAATGACATTAATGGCAACCGTTCGTGGAATTCCGCAATTGTATTATGGTTCAGAAATTGGAATGGGTGGAGACAAAAGTCAAGGTGATGGCGGCATACGTCAAGATTTCCCTGGTGGATGGAACGGCGATCAAAACAATGCTTTTACTGCAGCAGGCAGAACAGCCAAACAATCTGAATATTTTGATTTCACATCAAAACTATTCAATTGGAGAAAAACAAATGAAGCGGTTCATTTCGGAAAAATGACACATTATATTCCAGAAAATAACACTTATGTTTATTTCAGATATACAGATGCTAAAACTGTAATGGTTGTTTTCAATAACAATGCAAAAGAGCAAACCATTAAAACAAATCGTTTTAAAGAAAACATCAAGAATTTTAAATCCGGAAAAGACATCCTTACAGGAAAAACATTCGATTTAACATCAGAAATTATTTTAGAACCAAAATCTGCAATAGTATTAGAACTGGAATAA
- a CDS encoding SusC/RagA family TonB-linked outer membrane protein, which translates to MKAIYKKLLFLFLLLPFSVFAQSTLEGVVLDKATGQPIPGVNVNVQGGTNGTSTDFDGKFKLTNLKSGDKITASFIGYVSSTISFNGQKTVSISLDEDANQLKEVVVQVGYGTVKKKDATGSVSQISAKEFNKGINVTPESLISGRISGVNVTGGGAPGAKADIRIRGGSSLTASNEPLIVLDGLPLSNAVPNGATSILSTIDPNDIESFTVLKDASAAAIYGSRAANGVIVITTKKGTKGGVKVNFSSQVGVNTVANTVDVMNADQFRTLVNAKGTPAQKALLGTANTNWQDEIFHTALTANNNISASGSLFNKLPVRLSVGNVNNPGILRNTSFERTTTSISLNPVLFDNHLKIDINGNLSFGKNRFQDEGAVIGGAISFDPTQSVYQAGSRYGGYFEWLGPNENLPLLPARNPVARLNQEEKRATSTRKWGNIRLDYKFHFLEDLKAIVEAGIDRFDSNGYNEQSTQSVLGYQPEAFSSGKWVNYGNYNSYTESLQNKNLNAYFNYTKNLGKFKLDATAGYNYQMFQKKNTNQERLDSQILKS; encoded by the coding sequence ATGAAAGCAATTTATAAAAAGTTGTTATTTTTATTCTTACTCCTTCCGTTTAGTGTGTTTGCTCAGAGCACATTAGAGGGTGTTGTTTTAGACAAAGCAACAGGGCAACCAATTCCCGGGGTAAACGTAAATGTACAAGGTGGTACCAATGGTACTTCGACAGATTTTGATGGGAAATTTAAGCTAACTAATTTGAAGAGTGGTGATAAAATTACCGCTTCCTTCATAGGATATGTTAGTTCTACTATCAGTTTTAATGGACAAAAAACAGTGAGTATTTCTTTAGATGAAGATGCAAATCAGCTTAAGGAAGTTGTAGTACAAGTAGGTTATGGTACTGTTAAGAAAAAAGATGCTACAGGATCTGTATCGCAAATTTCTGCAAAAGAATTTAATAAAGGAATTAACGTAACTCCAGAGAGTTTAATTAGTGGTCGTATTTCGGGTGTTAACGTTACAGGAGGTGGTGCTCCAGGAGCTAAAGCGGATATTAGAATTCGTGGAGGATCTTCTTTAACAGCTTCTAATGAGCCTCTGATAGTTTTAGATGGTCTTCCTTTAAGTAATGCCGTTCCTAATGGGGCAACTAGTATTTTATCTACAATAGATCCTAACGATATTGAATCTTTTACTGTATTGAAAGATGCTTCTGCAGCTGCAATTTATGGTTCTAGAGCAGCAAATGGTGTAATTGTTATTACTACTAAAAAAGGTACTAAAGGCGGAGTGAAAGTTAATTTTAGCTCTCAGGTAGGTGTTAATACTGTAGCAAATACAGTTGATGTAATGAATGCAGATCAATTTAGAACTTTGGTAAATGCTAAAGGTACTCCTGCGCAAAAAGCATTATTGGGAACTGCGAATACAAATTGGCAAGATGAAATTTTTCATACTGCTTTAACGGCTAATAATAATATATCTGCAAGTGGTTCATTATTTAATAAATTACCAGTAAGATTATCTGTTGGTAATGTTAATAATCCTGGGATCTTAAGGAATACTTCTTTTGAAAGAACTACGACATCGATATCGTTAAATCCAGTTTTATTCGACAATCATTTAAAAATTGATATCAATGGAAACTTATCTTTTGGTAAAAATAGATTTCAAGACGAAGGAGCAGTTATTGGTGGAGCAATTAGTTTTGATCCTACACAATCAGTTTATCAGGCAGGTTCTCGTTATGGAGGCTATTTCGAATGGTTAGGGCCTAATGAGAATTTGCCATTATTGCCAGCAAGAAATCCTGTTGCTAGATTAAATCAAGAAGAGAAGAGAGCTACTTCTACTAGAAAATGGGGAAATATTAGACTAGACTATAAATTTCATTTCCTTGAAGATTTGAAAGCTATCGTAGAAGCTGGTATTGATAGATTCGATAGTAATGGTTATAATGAACAAAGTACACAAAGTGTCTTAGGTTATCAACCAGAAGCTTTTAGTTCTGGAAAGTGGGTAAATTATGGAAATTATAATAGCTATACTGAGTCTCTTCAAAATAAAAACTTAAACGCCTATTTTAATTATACTAAGAATTTAGGAAAGTTTAAACTTGATGCAACTGCAGGGTATAACTACCAAATGTTTCAAAAGAAAAATACGAATCAGGAGAGACTAGACAGCCAAATCCTAAAGTCTTAA